A section of the Scyliorhinus torazame isolate Kashiwa2021f chromosome 21, sScyTor2.1, whole genome shotgun sequence genome encodes:
- the scrn2 gene encoding secernin-2 isoform X1, which translates to MLFQKEVFCNKTDLCASQCMAASTLCAPSSCDCFVALPPSTERKEVIFGKNSDRPRDEVQEVVYFPVTVHAPGSMVECTYIEIEQIQKTHAVILSRPAWLWGAEMGANNHGVCIGNEAVWTKEPIGESEALLGMDLVRLGLERGSTAKEALDVIASLLEQHGQGGNCKESPEAFSYDNTFLIVDKKEAWVLETSGKYWAAQQITGQQWKRLKKGAKNISNQLTITTEISVEHPGLRDYAQSQGWWSGDGEFNFSQIFSPTNPPVRMEAAKVRYCGGKELLRKQEAGSIQAGTIMDILRDKESGICMDSGAFCTTGSMVSILPQDDGLPCVHFFTATPDPSRSVFKPFIFIDDVMPVPMVISPSYGEDDPVKKRPRFQSKRDRRHELYKAHEQAKATMESGQEQGAQLHQTMKNLERQGLLAIQDLLTSGENFDPEEMADLFFDCVDTEIKFYK; encoded by the exons ATGTTATTCCAGAAGGAGGTCTTCTGTAAcaaaacagacctttgtgcatcacaatg CATGGCTGCCAGCACCCTCTGTGCTCCCTCTTCCTGTGACTGCTTTGTCGCTCTCCCACCTTCCACTGAGAGAAAAGAGGTGATTTTTGGGAAGAACTCCGACAGACCACGGGATGAGGTTCAGGAAGTGGTTTACTTTCCTGTAACTGTGCACGCGCCAGGCTCCATGGTGGAG tgCACATACATTGAAATTGAGCAGATTCAGAAAACGCATGCAGTGATTCTTAGCCGACCAGCCTGGTTATGGGGAGCAGAGATGGGAGCCAACAATCATGGTGTCTGCATCGGCAATGAGGCCGTGTGGACCAAAGAGCCCATCGGTGAGAGTGAAGCGCTGCTCGGAATGGACCTGGTCAG GCTTGGACTGGAGAGAGGTTCCACTGCCAAGGAGGCTCTAGATGTTATTGCATCCCTTTTGGAACAACATGGCCAGGGTGGGAACTGCAAGGAATCTCCAGAAGCATTCAGCTATGATAACACATTTCTAATTGTGGACAAAAAAGAGGCTTGGGTACTGGAGACATCTGGGAAATACTGGGCCGCTCAGCAAATTACAGGTCAACAGTGGAAAAGATTGAAAA AAGGTGCAAAAAACATCTCCAATCAGCTGACCATCACCACAGAGATCAGCGTTGAGCACCCTGGCCTCCGAGACTATGCCCAGAGTCAGGGTTGGTGGAGTGGTGATGGTGAGTTCAACTTCTCCCAGATTTTCTCCCCCACGAACCCACCGGTGAGAATGGAGGCTGCAAAGGTCCGTTACTGTGGAGGGAAGGAGCTGCTTCGTAAACAAGAAG CAGGGAGCATCCAAGCTGGAACAATCATGGACATTCTACGTGATAAGGAAAGTGGAATCTGCATGGACTCCGGGGCCTTCTGTACTACAGGCAGTATGGTGTCCATCCTACCTCAGGATGACGGTTTACCCTGCGTGCATTTCTTCACAGCGACTCCTGACCCTTCGAG ATCTGTCTTCAAACCCTTCATCTTTATCGATGATGTAATGCCAGTTCCTATGGTGATTTCTCCGAGTTATGGTGAGGATGATCCAGTCAAGAAACGGCCTCGGTTCCAGAGCAAAAGGGACCGCAGACATGAACTTTATAAAGCACATGAACAGGCCAAAGCTACAATGGAGAGTGGCCAG GAGCAAGGTGCACAATTGCACCAGACAATGAAGAACCTCGAGAGACAGGGTCTGCTAGCTATCCAGGATTTGTTGACTAGCGGAGAGAATTTTGACCCAGAAGAGATGGCAGATCTGTTCTTTGACTGTGTTGACACAGAGATCAAATTTTACAAATAA
- the scrn2 gene encoding secernin-2 isoform X2, with protein MLFQKEVFCNKTDLCASQCMAASTLCAPSSCDCFVALPPSTERKEVIFGKNSDRPRDEVQEVVYFPVTVHAPGSMVECTYIEIEQIQKTHAVILSRPAWLWGAEMGANNHGVCIGNEAVWTKEPIGESEALLGMDLVRLGLERGSTAKEALDVIASLLEQHGQGGNCKESPEAFSYDNTFLIVDKKEAWVLETSGKYWAAQQITEGAKNISNQLTITTEISVEHPGLRDYAQSQGWWSGDGEFNFSQIFSPTNPPVRMEAAKVRYCGGKELLRKQEAGSIQAGTIMDILRDKESGICMDSGAFCTTGSMVSILPQDDGLPCVHFFTATPDPSRSVFKPFIFIDDVMPVPMVISPSYGEDDPVKKRPRFQSKRDRRHELYKAHEQAKATMESGQEQGAQLHQTMKNLERQGLLAIQDLLTSGENFDPEEMADLFFDCVDTEIKFYK; from the exons ATGTTATTCCAGAAGGAGGTCTTCTGTAAcaaaacagacctttgtgcatcacaatg CATGGCTGCCAGCACCCTCTGTGCTCCCTCTTCCTGTGACTGCTTTGTCGCTCTCCCACCTTCCACTGAGAGAAAAGAGGTGATTTTTGGGAAGAACTCCGACAGACCACGGGATGAGGTTCAGGAAGTGGTTTACTTTCCTGTAACTGTGCACGCGCCAGGCTCCATGGTGGAG tgCACATACATTGAAATTGAGCAGATTCAGAAAACGCATGCAGTGATTCTTAGCCGACCAGCCTGGTTATGGGGAGCAGAGATGGGAGCCAACAATCATGGTGTCTGCATCGGCAATGAGGCCGTGTGGACCAAAGAGCCCATCGGTGAGAGTGAAGCGCTGCTCGGAATGGACCTGGTCAG GCTTGGACTGGAGAGAGGTTCCACTGCCAAGGAGGCTCTAGATGTTATTGCATCCCTTTTGGAACAACATGGCCAGGGTGGGAACTGCAAGGAATCTCCAGAAGCATTCAGCTATGATAACACATTTCTAATTGTGGACAAAAAAGAGGCTTGGGTACTGGAGACATCTGGGAAATACTGGGCCGCTCAGCAAATTACAG AAGGTGCAAAAAACATCTCCAATCAGCTGACCATCACCACAGAGATCAGCGTTGAGCACCCTGGCCTCCGAGACTATGCCCAGAGTCAGGGTTGGTGGAGTGGTGATGGTGAGTTCAACTTCTCCCAGATTTTCTCCCCCACGAACCCACCGGTGAGAATGGAGGCTGCAAAGGTCCGTTACTGTGGAGGGAAGGAGCTGCTTCGTAAACAAGAAG CAGGGAGCATCCAAGCTGGAACAATCATGGACATTCTACGTGATAAGGAAAGTGGAATCTGCATGGACTCCGGGGCCTTCTGTACTACAGGCAGTATGGTGTCCATCCTACCTCAGGATGACGGTTTACCCTGCGTGCATTTCTTCACAGCGACTCCTGACCCTTCGAG ATCTGTCTTCAAACCCTTCATCTTTATCGATGATGTAATGCCAGTTCCTATGGTGATTTCTCCGAGTTATGGTGAGGATGATCCAGTCAAGAAACGGCCTCGGTTCCAGAGCAAAAGGGACCGCAGACATGAACTTTATAAAGCACATGAACAGGCCAAAGCTACAATGGAGAGTGGCCAG GAGCAAGGTGCACAATTGCACCAGACAATGAAGAACCTCGAGAGACAGGGTCTGCTAGCTATCCAGGATTTGTTGACTAGCGGAGAGAATTTTGACCCAGAAGAGATGGCAGATCTGTTCTTTGACTGTGTTGACACAGAGATCAAATTTTACAAATAA
- the scrn2 gene encoding secernin-2 isoform X3 has translation MAASTLCAPSSCDCFVALPPSTERKEVIFGKNSDRPRDEVQEVVYFPVTVHAPGSMVECTYIEIEQIQKTHAVILSRPAWLWGAEMGANNHGVCIGNEAVWTKEPIGESEALLGMDLVRLGLERGSTAKEALDVIASLLEQHGQGGNCKESPEAFSYDNTFLIVDKKEAWVLETSGKYWAAQQITGQQWKRLKKGAKNISNQLTITTEISVEHPGLRDYAQSQGWWSGDGEFNFSQIFSPTNPPVRMEAAKVRYCGGKELLRKQEAGSIQAGTIMDILRDKESGICMDSGAFCTTGSMVSILPQDDGLPCVHFFTATPDPSRSVFKPFIFIDDVMPVPMVISPSYGEDDPVKKRPRFQSKRDRRHELYKAHEQAKATMESGQEQGAQLHQTMKNLERQGLLAIQDLLTSGENFDPEEMADLFFDCVDTEIKFYK, from the exons ATGGCTGCCAGCACCCTCTGTGCTCCCTCTTCCTGTGACTGCTTTGTCGCTCTCCCACCTTCCACTGAGAGAAAAGAGGTGATTTTTGGGAAGAACTCCGACAGACCACGGGATGAGGTTCAGGAAGTGGTTTACTTTCCTGTAACTGTGCACGCGCCAGGCTCCATGGTGGAG tgCACATACATTGAAATTGAGCAGATTCAGAAAACGCATGCAGTGATTCTTAGCCGACCAGCCTGGTTATGGGGAGCAGAGATGGGAGCCAACAATCATGGTGTCTGCATCGGCAATGAGGCCGTGTGGACCAAAGAGCCCATCGGTGAGAGTGAAGCGCTGCTCGGAATGGACCTGGTCAG GCTTGGACTGGAGAGAGGTTCCACTGCCAAGGAGGCTCTAGATGTTATTGCATCCCTTTTGGAACAACATGGCCAGGGTGGGAACTGCAAGGAATCTCCAGAAGCATTCAGCTATGATAACACATTTCTAATTGTGGACAAAAAAGAGGCTTGGGTACTGGAGACATCTGGGAAATACTGGGCCGCTCAGCAAATTACAGGTCAACAGTGGAAAAGATTGAAAA AAGGTGCAAAAAACATCTCCAATCAGCTGACCATCACCACAGAGATCAGCGTTGAGCACCCTGGCCTCCGAGACTATGCCCAGAGTCAGGGTTGGTGGAGTGGTGATGGTGAGTTCAACTTCTCCCAGATTTTCTCCCCCACGAACCCACCGGTGAGAATGGAGGCTGCAAAGGTCCGTTACTGTGGAGGGAAGGAGCTGCTTCGTAAACAAGAAG CAGGGAGCATCCAAGCTGGAACAATCATGGACATTCTACGTGATAAGGAAAGTGGAATCTGCATGGACTCCGGGGCCTTCTGTACTACAGGCAGTATGGTGTCCATCCTACCTCAGGATGACGGTTTACCCTGCGTGCATTTCTTCACAGCGACTCCTGACCCTTCGAG ATCTGTCTTCAAACCCTTCATCTTTATCGATGATGTAATGCCAGTTCCTATGGTGATTTCTCCGAGTTATGGTGAGGATGATCCAGTCAAGAAACGGCCTCGGTTCCAGAGCAAAAGGGACCGCAGACATGAACTTTATAAAGCACATGAACAGGCCAAAGCTACAATGGAGAGTGGCCAG GAGCAAGGTGCACAATTGCACCAGACAATGAAGAACCTCGAGAGACAGGGTCTGCTAGCTATCCAGGATTTGTTGACTAGCGGAGAGAATTTTGACCCAGAAGAGATGGCAGATCTGTTCTTTGACTGTGTTGACACAGAGATCAAATTTTACAAATAA